In a genomic window of Gossypium arboreum isolate Shixiya-1 chromosome 9, ASM2569848v2, whole genome shotgun sequence:
- the LOC108454728 gene encoding peroxidase 21 produces the protein MMAIKSHHCCLSFIFLLLPLLLQLHSVKGNLQLNYYAQSCPNAEEIIKQQVIKLYNKHGNTAVSWVRNLFHDCMVKSCDASLLLETVNGIESEQKSDRSFGMRNFKYVKTIKDALEQECPRTVSCADIVSLSARDGIVLLGGPRIEMKTGRKDSKRSYLPEVENTIPNHNDSMELVLSRFQSIGIDTQGVVALLGAHSVGRVHCVNLVHRLYPTVDPTLEPDYAEYLKGRCPTPDPDPEAVLYSRNDRETPMILDNMYYKNLLKHKGLLVIDQQLTSDPTTSPFVEKMAADNGYFHDQFARAVLLLSENNPLTGDEGEVRKDCRYVNSE, from the exons ATGATGGCTATCAAGAGCCACCATTGCTGCCTCAGCTTTATCTTTTTGTTATTACCATTACTCCTACAGCTTCATTCTG TCAAAGGTAATCTCCAGTTGAACTACTATGCTCAAAGTTGCCCCAATGCTGAAGAGATCATCAAACAACAAGTCATCAAGCTCTACAACAAACATGGAAACACAGCTGTTTCTTGGGTTCGAAATCTCTTCCATGACTGCATGGTTAAG TCATGCGATGCATCGTTATTGTTAGAGACGGTGAATGGAATTGAATCGGAACAAAAATCAGATAGGAGTTTTGGGATGAGAAATTTCAAGTACGTTAAGACAATTAAAGATGCTCTGGAGCAAGAATGTCCAAGGACAGTTTCCTGCGCTGATATCGTCTCTCTTTCTGCTAGAGATGGCATTGTCTTG CTTGGAGGACCACGCATTGAGATGAAAACCGGTCGGAAAGATAGCAAGAGAAGTTACCTTCCAGAGGTAGAAAATACCATCCCCAACCACAATGATTCAATGGAGTTGGTGctttcacgctttcaatccattGGCATCGACACCCAAGGAGTAGTAGCTTTACtag GAGCTCACTCTGTAGGTCGAGTTCATTGTGTAAACTTAGTACACAGACTCTACCCCACAGTTGATCCGACATTGGAACCTGACTATGCCGAGTACCTTAAAGGGAGGTGTCCGACACCCGACCCTGATCCGGAGGCGGTGTTGTACTCGAGAAACGACCGGGAAACGCCGATGATTCTTGACAATATGTACTACAAGAACTTGTTGAAGCACAAGGGGTTGCTGGTGATCGACCAGCAACTGACCTCTGATCCCACTACTTCCCCTTTTGTGGAGAAAATGGCTGCTGATAATGGATATTTCCATGACCAGTTTGCCAGAGCTGTGCTGTTGTTGTCAGAGAATAATCCACTTACGGGAGATGAAGGAGAGGTTCGAAAGGATTGTCGTTATGTCAACAGTGAATAA
- the LOC108454461 gene encoding DNA-binding protein S1FA-like, producing the protein MAEESDFADKVPPSFYEMGNKIIYETEAKGLNPGLLVLLVVVGLLLIFLVGNYVLYSYAQKTLPPRKKKPVSKKKLKRERLKQGVSAPGE; encoded by the exons ATGGCAGAAGAGTCCGACTTCGCCGATAAGGTTCCTCCCTCCTTTTATGAAATG GGAAACAAGATCATTTATGAAACTGAAGCCAAAGGGTTGAACCCCGGATTGCTAGTGCTACTGGTTGTTGTGGGGCTGCTGCTGATATTCCTTGTAGGGAACTATGTACTTTACTCGTATGCGCAAAAGACTCTTCCTCCTAGGAAAAAGAAGCCAGTATCCAAGAAGAAGTTGAAAAGAGAGAGGCTGAAGCAAGGAGTCTCAGCACCAGGAGAGTAG
- the LOC108455917 gene encoding uncharacterized protein LOC108455917 — protein sequence MKVSSKPISSPCRGEKYPPQLMRFLRSNVGSRSRGRSRSSPMFVRRKHTPIETQEPSSPKVTCMGQVRVRRSKQTAPPGAPICRSSRCKWITNALFCHNFPGEVKAKPFVKPSWEKWGTFFLMGSCRKPQTREDSSKYGNKMEGSEEEEEAKIFASSSCSSPPKNALILTRCRSAPYRSSSLACRFWGSPLANHETNEETEVANRGFEDEEEKESICRNSETEEKPGFCSKIEEKEIEETEKSEEPKTEQQGNVGPVVLARCKSEPARKVARLDPEMRLWKKRTLGFT from the coding sequence ATGAAGGTGTCGTCGAAACCCATATCGAGCCCCTGTCGGGGAGAGAAGTATCCGCCACAATTGATGCGTTTTCTGAGAAGCAACGTTGGAAGTAGAAGCAGGGGAAGGTCACGTTCCAGCCCCATGTTTGTTAGAAGAAAGCACACCCCCATCGAAACCCAAGAGCCTTCTTCGCCTAAAGTAACTTGCATGGGTCAGGTTCGGGTCAGACGCTCCAAACAAACCGCTCCACCAGGTGCCCCTATTTGTCGCAGCAGCCGCTGTAAATGGATCACCAATGCTCTTTTTTGCCATAATTTCCCTGGGGAAGTCAAGGCCAAGCCTTTTGTTAAACCCTCTTGGGAGAAATGGGGGACTTTTTTCCTTATGGGCTCTTGCAGAAAGCCCCAAACTAGAGAAGATTCATCGAAATATGGGAACAAAATGGAAGGAAGTGAAGAGGAAGAGGAAGCTAAGATATTTGCATCTTCTTCTTGTTCATCACCACCAAAAAATGCTTTGATTTTAACACGTTGTCGATCAGCTCCGTACAGGTCTTCTTCTTTAGCTTGTAGATTTTGGGGGTCACCTTTAGCCAACCATGAAACAAATGAAGAAACAGAGGTAGCGAACAGAGGATTTGAAGACGAAGAAGAGAAAGAGTCGATTTGTAGAAATTCGGAAACTGAAGAAAAGCCCGGTTTTTGCAGcaaaattgaagagaaagaaaTAGAAGAAACTGAGAAAAGTGAAGAACCGAAAACAGAGCAGCAGGGAAATGTGGGGCCTGTAGTTCTCGCAAGATGTAAATCAGAACCGGCGAGAAAAGTTGCAAGGCTCGATCCTGAAATGAGATTGTGGAAGAAGAGAACGTTGGGTTTCACGTGA